In Amyelois transitella isolate CPQ chromosome W, ilAmyTran1.1, whole genome shotgun sequence, the genomic stretch gcgatgttaacttcagttgcagacgttgatggcctaccagagcgaggcaaatcttccatcacatctcgaccgcttttgaacgctttgtaccactcataagcacgagtttttgataaagtcgattcaccgtaagccttctgtaacattttcagtgactccgaacacgatattccattggcaatgcaaaatttaagacaaactctttgtttgatgtttttatccattatgaaattagcaatacacactagatatgatataactaaaaatagcactgtatttaatgtaaacaacagatgcaactcaaactccgcgccaaaatggaaaacagttgtgccaatctaacaacaacaaaaaaaacaaaaatttgaatttggaaccataaataaataatccattaccgatacttttctgactgaatattgtatttgtatatttattgtatatttctATAGCTAGAATATCATCATGTGCACCGGGCATTAAATCATCCATATAGAAACAGGACTTTACAATTTCAGCTCCTAATGGATATTTGTGTTTTTCGTCTTCAGCTACTTGAAATAAGGTGCGAACAGCAAGAAATGGGGCGCATGCAGTACCGAATGTGACGGTAAGTAAGTTGTAGGATCTACAGTCTTCGTGAGGATTGTCTCTCCATATGATACGCTGATAATTTGAGTGAATTTCGGAAATCAAGACTTGAcggtacatttttattatgtcacTTACTAGAGCTATTTTGTGTTGTCTCCAAAGTATTATTAATGAACGTAAATCTTTTTGTAATACAGGTCCAGTAAGCAGTGTATCATTCAGTGACTGTCCTTTAGAACCCTTTGAAGATGCGTCAAAAACGACTCTTAATTTACTTGTATCTTTATCGTTACGGATCACTGCATGATGAGGTAAGTATATCACATCCCTTTCTTCTGTTTTAGCTAAAGTCATATGACCTAAATCTTCATACTCTTTGATGACCTTtgtatattcttcttttagtttaCTGTTTTGTTCTAACTTTCGCTCTAGTTGTAAGAATCTTGAAGTAGCTATGTCTTTTGTCATCCCACATTTGTCTACCGGTGTCTTTATCCCTTCTTTAAACGGTAATTGTACCTTGTATCTTCCAGATTCTGTTCTAGTTGTAGTTTCTTTGTAAATCTCTTCACATCTTTTCTCATCTTtagttaattttctttcacaCGTAAGTATTTCATTCTCTACTTCCCAGAACTTTCTTAGTATTTCATTTTCACATACACATAGAtgtaaactaataatttgtttttgttttacaggTTTTGTGTTGTTAGTATCGCCCGAAAGAATCCAACCCAGTTGTGTTTTTTGCGCTATAATCCCGGATGGACTCTTCATCAATCCAGCTTCTATGATTTCACTATATACTTCAGCTCCTAGCAGAAGGTGTATTTTATTCGGAACATGGAATGTGGGATCTGCTAGTGTTATTTCCTCCAGCTCAGGCCAGTTAGAAACTGTGATTGATTgtgtaggtaagtaatttgtaattgttttcAGAATGTATGCTTTAACCAGGATAGTGTTGTTCGGGTTGTATCTTGACTGTAGTTGTACTTCAACCATGTATTTAGTATGAAGTTGTTTTCCCTCACTCAATCCTGAGACCACGCCGctgatttttgttttcttcaaACCCATCGTTTGAACTAGATCTTCTGTGACGAACGAGGCCTGTGAGCCCTGATCAATGAGCGCGCGGTAAACGTGTTTCTGACCATGACGTGACGTCACGTCTACCAGCGCTGTGGCTAGAAGTATTTGACCAGGTTGATTTACAAAATGTGATACTATGTTTGTGCTTGAGtctttatgtttttcttcCCTTACagattcttctttcttctccGGGTGCAACAAAGAGTGGTGTTTTTTATAGCATATCCGACATGACGTTCTTCTCATACATTTGTTTGCAGAATGATTGGGTATTAGACAATTGAAgcataaattattgttttgtacAAAGTCATGTTTCTCTTTGTATTGTAGTTTTACAAATTGTTTACATTGGTAAATGTAATGATCTTCTTTACAGAATGCGCACGAACCAGATTCTACAGTAGCATGaaatgttttactcttatttgTCTTAGTTGCAGGTGCTATCATTTCAAGAGATCTAAATCTGCTTTCCATAAATTGTTTTAGTGTATCAAATTAACGAAAATCCTCTCTTTCAGCCGAGATTCCTTGCTCCCACAAGCGATGACTTTCAGGATCTAATTTTGAaactgtcaaataaattatgatagcATCCCACTGGTCTGCAGGCAAGCCCAAGTTCTTCAACGAGGTTAAGCATTCGACAGTAGTATCAAGTAGTTGTTTGATATGAAAAGCTGATTCTGACGTTATGtttctaatattaaataatctcTTGAAAATGCAGTTGGATAtgaatcttttattattgtatcgGTTTTTCAGAATTTCCCATGCTTGACTGTAATTTTGGTTTGTTATTGGTATAGATCTCAACAGCTGTTCAGCTTCACCGGTCAGACTAGATTTAAGGTAATGTAACTTCTGTACGTTGTCTAAGGattgatttgtatgtatgatggaattgaagaGGTCATGAAACGATGTCCACTCAGTATATTTGCCAGAGAATTGTGGAAGTTTGATATGTGGCAGCTTGATTTCGGTAGTTGCTTTCTTGGGTTCTTGTAAGGCAGATGTATGTGTAGTAGCGGTCAAGTcacttagttttgtttttaaatcgcTTTTGTACATAATGTATAATTCTTCACAAGTGTCGTAAGTATCGCTTAAGAAATAACTCAATGTCTTTCTAGTTTCCttagaaatgtttgaaattagGTACTCATGAGATGATTTGAATGAATTCCATGTCGCTTCTAAGTTTTCCAAGCGAGTGTCTAAATAGCTCGGTGTGATTCTTGCCTTTGGAGTTTTACCATAATTAACCTGAGCTTTTTAATAGACTCCATTCGTTCATCTTGAAGACTGAGTAATTGGTTAATTTTCTCCATTgttaattgtatttatgttgCAGATAAACAAGAAATTTCTATAGAAATTAACACAAGTTGAAGTTCTCGACAAAGTTAAATAGTTCATACACAACTGTTATaacatatgtaaatttttcaaagtTCTTATTATAAATGACCAATGAATTTTTCAAAGTCTTTTGCACTAGTGAAATTTCAAAGTTAATCAGAGTTCGGTATGGAATTTTTCTAAGTCTTTAGCacttgcaaaattttaaagttaataataagatcactatgaaaattttctaagtctttttttttttaaacacttgtaaaatttataaagttcaATCACTACTAGTGATGCGACTCGAGCCCTGTTTTTACTCGAGTCACTCGAGTGAATTTGTCAAACTCGTActagattgaaaaaaaatattattcgagTCTCTATGCACTCGAGTTACCGAGTCAACTCGGCGCATCGAGTTAATTCTGTTGCCACTAGATGTCACTTCACTACTCTATTTTACTTATCTGTGTCGGGCCGGTACAAACAAATCAAAACTGACAGGTTTAAACTTGCATCTCGTAGTTAGCCgtactttaagttttttttaccaaaattgattgaatattagtgtttaaaagtgaaaaatacGTAAAAGAGTTGATATTCTTAGTATTggtgaatataaattaaagtgtAAAAGTGATTATACCTTAGGTATTTGATTGTAAGTaacctacttaattatattgttaaaaaatatgagtgaaaaagaaaatggagCTAAACAGAAATCATCAGTGTGGTTATATTTCGAAAAAAACAGTACCAATAAAACTGTCatatgtaaaatttgtaaaaaacaatataaagatTTCGGGAATACCACCAACTTAATAACACATATGCGAGGAAAACATTCGCTCCAATTCAGtggtttttttgaaaataaagataaatccATAGATAGAGAcagcaaaattaataattcatgtGGACTATCAACATCTACCGCTAATAATCAAGtggaaactgttggctctgataCGACTAGACCTGAAGAGTGTGCTACCAAAAAGAGGCGTTATAAACAGCTATGTTTTTCATCATCCAAAAAACAAACCCAAAAAGATATTGATATTGCCCTCGTTAAAATGATTTGCACTGATATTCAGCCTTTGCAAATAGTAGAAAATAAAGGATTTATCAACTTTGTCCGGACATTACATGCCGATTACATTCTCCCAGACAGAAAAACTTTGTCGGAAAGGTATTTACCTCAACAGTACCAACTGGCACGCTCTTCTCTAGCTGATAAGCTAGAAGATGTAAAGAATTTGGCTCTAACTACAGATATGTGGACCTCGGATAGCAATAAGTCGTATTTGACGGTCACAGTTCATTTCATTAGCGAATCAAAACTATTCGCGCGTACGTTAAGCACAGTAGAAGTAAAAGATGTACATTCTGCGACTGTTATAGCCAACGTTTTAGATACTGTTTTGGAGGAATGGAGAATCAGTGACAAAGTTGTTACTGTTGTAACTGACAACGCCTCCAATATTAAAAAGGCTGTATcggaatatttaaataaaagaaatcacTTTTGTGTGGCCCATACTCTAAATTTAGCAGTATCTGACTGTAAAAAATCAAACTTGCCATTGACGTCATTGTTAGAAAAATGTCATACTGTAGTAACTTATTTCAAACAAAGTACTAAAGCAGCTTACAAATTAAAAGAACTGCAAGAGCAGATGAACCACCctgtcataaaattaaaacaagagGTTATTACAAGATGGAACTCAAGTTTTGAAATGATGGAGAGACTACTACAGACTAAATTATCCTTATCAGCCGCATTGTCTACCATGTCTTCTGCTCCGGAAAATTTCACTGCTAACCAATGGGAGGCAATAGAAGATTGCGTCAGTGTTTTAAAACCTATTGAGCAATTGACTACAATACTATCTGGCGAAAAATATCCAACTTTGTCCTCTATGATACCGTTAATCAGAAATGTCCAAACTTGTCTTATAAAGAAGGTTCCGGTTACAGAAATAGGTGAAAATCTAAAAATCTCTTTGCATTCTGCTATCACTAAACGCCTCGGTATCTTAGAGACCAACAAAACTGCTGCCAAATCCACTTTTTTAGACCCCCGCTACAAGAAAGCTGGTTTTGGCCTCGAAGCCAATGCAGAAAAGGCTGCCCAATGGGTTATAGAAGAGTTAGAATCagagattataaaaaaaaataggaatttaGCTCCTGATGAATCTAGTCAGACAGTGAACACGTCAAGTAATGCTAATGCTAGCATTGGCACAAATAATAAGGCTAATGATTTATGGGAggattttgacaaaaaaatatcagagaGAGAATTAATACAAACACCTACTTCTTCTGCTATAGTGATTGTGAAACAATATAGAGAAATGCAATATTTAGATCGTCATCTCGAACCAATACTATTTTGGGAACAGCGAAAAAAAGCGATGCCGGAGTTATATGAGTTagctattaaatatttatgtatacctGCATCATCCGTTCCTGCAGAACGAGTGTTCTCTAAAGCAGCCTTAATTTGTAACCAAAGAAGAAATAGATTAGATTCTAAAAAAGTAGACGAAATCATTTTTCTAAATAGTTACttctcataatattttttattattttatttttttcacaaagaagaaaaatgttaagttaagcacaattattattattgatttgtCTTTaagaatctatttttatttgttttgtatgaatatttaatgtttgttagagcatattttgtttttatataactttatttagtttaattgtctttaaaattaataagttatgattttttttattatcattaaagaAAACTTGAGTGTAAGCTATACTAAACAAAAGTCTGAGACAGTCTGATTTAATAtagttattgatatttattaataataaaaataataaaaagaaaactaagtTACTTGTAACtaaaattgcataaaatatgattgttcacaaagaagtaaaaatgttaagttaaGCACAATTATGATTGTTGATTTGTcttgaagaatatatttttatttgttttgtatgaataGTTGATGTTAATTAGAgcatattttgtttgaaatataggTTTATGTcactttatttagtttaattgtcttcaaaataaataagctatgattggatatttttttaattatcattaaagaaaaattgattgtatgcaatataataaacaaaagtcTGAGACAGTCTGATTTAATATAgttattgatattaataataaaaaaaaactaagttacTTGTAACTGAAATTGCATAAAATGTGATTGTCATGAATAGTCAACCATTCatggaaatttaattattcttacTTCTTAGGAAGATCTCATCATTGTACATTGTtgattacttaaataaataatatgttgaaATTCTTataatgtgtattttatttcatattagtCCATCCATGACAATGAtactagttaaataaaaattgcactCGAATTGCAAACTTTCAACTCGAGTGAGATTTTTACTCGAGTGAGATTTTTTACTCGAGTAACTCGAAAACTCGAGTATGACTCGAGTGAGGCTGTAAAATTACTCGAGTGACTCGAGTCACAACATCCCATTCGAGTCGCATCACTAATCACTACGGAAATATTCTAATTCCTAAAACACTTGTATTTTTTCAGAGTCTACTCACGGTTACCAAGTCCATTCCACACTGTAATCCGTTAAGTCCTGAGTTCATTCACTTAACACTTCACTACACTGCACGCGAAAGTCTACCTTACACACCCGACTCAAAGGACCAATGGTTACCTAGACAATGCCGTACTGGGTCCAAAAATGAAACTCGGAATACGAAGAAATCTGTATTAAAGACTGTACACATATAAATTGTTAAACACTATAcaaaaaaccataaaaataactaaagcgCGTTCTAATACGGCAGCACGCCATCTGTTGTGAAAAATAGGAAAACTAATCGGACAATTccttttgcttttttattgTGCTAATGGtggttttaatacaatataactTCGATCGAAGTCCAATAAATTCGGTTATAACTTTAGTCCCcatttcaagtttaaatagaccaggaacttttttattctgaattggtaaactatattcattactttcacaattactagtatcaaaataatgtaaaaagtatttttttaaatcataatttatttatttatttatttaaactttattgcacaaaaaacaaaaaatgtacaaaaggcggacttaatgccgtttggcattctctaccagtcaaccagctgaccaaacagaaaaaaacttttggttttggtcataataaaagttatttgtttgtatatgatatataaaactatctgTATCAGTGTAACACATCTTAACATGACTTTTGTAATGGGGttgtataacatacatacatacatacatagaatcacgcctctttcccggaggggtaggcagagactacctctttccacttgccacgatgtctgcatatttccttcgcttcatccacattcataactctcttcatgcaagctcggcggtttcgagtacttttgacctgaccctttaccaggacgttcttaatttgatcaagatacgttcgtctaggtcttcccactccgacctttccctccacaccctccatatatatctgcttagtcaacctgttttcattcatcctctccacatgatcgaaccatctcaacatacccttttctattcctgtaactacatcttctttcacatcacaacattcccttatcacgctgttccttgtccggtcactcaatttcacacccaacatactccttaacgctctcatttccactgcatttattctgctttcgtgcttcttttgccatacccaactttcactcccatacattaatgtcgggaccaacacgcccctatgcacagccagtcgagcctttttggatagtttctgactgctcataaaggcatgcaaagctttattcaccatgttccccgcgttcactctcctttcaatatcactatcacacttgccatctgatgtaaactttgatcctagatatacaaactctttcacttgctcaactttttctcctccaatcaaaatattacatgctgtcatttctttctccatttcaaaaaccagtgttttagttttacttacgttcactttcattcctttctcctttaaagcttcatgcatacagtttaccatctcctgtaactcctccgctgatgacgccagtataacctgatcgtcggtatagagcagacatttgacgagtaactcattcatccttaattcactatcagactctttcaaatctgtcaaacaactatccataaataggttgaacagccagggtgacgcaacacatccttgcctaacgcctttctcaatcttaaaccactcagtatgcgctccgtttatcctgacacaagcactcgaatcctcatataaggatttaagtgctcgtattaagagactgctcaccccatgcatagaaaaaGCTGACCACAACACTTTTTGAcacttggccaaaaacttttcggctatgcgccgcaaagaaaagacctgatcagtacatcccattcgaaatcccgcttgagcatcccatattttgtcatcagtttcattcctgactattaatcaataccttagcatacaatttgccgacgactctaagcaggcttataccacgataatttttgcagtccagttgtgacccttttcctttgtaaagtggcacgataacagccttataccaatcttttggtacttggccgcttctccaacacaaattgaaaaggcagtacaaatgtctagctacgacgccttttcctgcttttagcatctcgaccgacactctatcatacccagcagctttacccgctttcatactcttaagtgcttccacaatttcgaacatttcaatttcgccttccatctcattctctttttcttcgctatagcagaactctttcttattttcttcctttttttcaaataaactctcaaaatagtccttccatatctttagcacacattcttctcctttcacaacgctaccatcctggcatctgatcctagtcagctctctggttatagtttttcctcgggctgaccttacggatttccagaatactttcgaGAATCGttcaacagtttaaaaaaaaaaattttgttcaaaagcggatgaacttttttgtcttaaagtagtattcaaatcaatatattgttttaaatactgtctttgtctaaatgttattaccctatgtattttttttcaaaatcagtccatgttttaaacaagtttttaaatgaatgtaatgaattacataataaaatttatcatataaattcgGAATGAGTTTGTGATTTTTACCACCAGGTGAAAATGGAATTTGCAATTTtgggttatttttattaggtgCAGATGTCTTAAGGATctcatctatacttatatcaaTGTGCGTTTCGCAAATGGAAAtattacacaattttattaaggaTAACGTCTGAACGCGTTGTCCCGTAGACAAAGCGAGCAGAGTCACCAATTTTTAGTAATCAATTCTAATGTTAATGATTCGTTAGGAAACTGATTGGAAAGATATGATCAATACAGTGTTAGGGTCCCAACAATTTTGATATTTAGGAAAACTTggcctatttttaaaaacgccCTTAAATAATCTTATCACATAATCATTGGTACAACTTTCTTTACCAAGAATTAATGATAACGCTGATCTCATACAATTTAATGAACTAAAGCTAGCTCCATTTTTAAACtgatgtgaaaaaaatttagtaaaattgGGACAGGtaccttaaaaaaatccaaattgTTATTTCTACAGAAGGAAAACCATAACTTATATTCTTGGCTAAAGATTGTATCATTACATCTATCGTATCTGCGTTTAATGCTTGTCTCCTGAACGCCTCCCGGATAACTTCGCACACGCCAGGGTAAGGCTGGGCCATAAAGGGTGAGGAGCCCTGGAAGGGGAAAGTAAGATATTCCTATCGggataaaagtataaaacatTAGAAACCGTCAGAGACGTAAAAAGTGGAAACCATGGTTGGCTCGGCCGGTATAGTACAACCACTAACCCGCCAGCTTCGTCATTGATGATTTTtctaatacattttaatataactgAAAAGAGAGGAAAagcataaaagaaaaatttgctCCAATTCAAAGTAAATGCATCAATTTTGAAAGCTTCTGGGTCTCGTTTCCaggatacaaattttaaacattttctgtTAATTCTGGAGGCAAACAGGTCGATATCAGGTTGGCCAAACTCTGTTACTAGGTCAAGAAAACAGGAGTCATGCAACTCCCACTCTGtatcaatatttgaaaatctTGAGGCCCGATCGGCTTCTATATTATCACGAGACTTGATGTATGATGCAAAAATGAAAAGTCGTCTATCTTCGCACCATTGCCATATTTGGCGAGTTATATCATTAAGATGGGGGTATTGTACACCACCCATTCGATTAATGTAGGAAATGGCTGTAGTGTTGTCTATTCGTAAGAGAATTTCTGCTTTCatcaaatttttacaaaaacattttaatcccATAAAAGCGGCAAACAAttccaaataattaatatgattttctttttcttcatatGACCAAAACCCATTAACTGTCTgaccattacaaaaaactcCGCATCCTGAAAGTGAAGCATCTAAAAATatctcatacataaaatacccGGTGCGAATAGGATTATCTACAATATTGATACTTTTTTCCCACCAAGAAAAATCATTCAACAACTCGGATTGAATTTCCATTTTTGCATCATAATCTTGATAATTTAACAGagctaaatatttttcccTCTCAAAGCGCTTTGTATACAGCCAGCCATAAGAAACGGCTGGGCAGGCTGCCGTCAAAATTCCAACAAACTTAGCGAACTCTCGAATTGTATTGACTTTTTACTGGAAATATTTCGGGTCATATCGTAGATTATTTTGCGTTTTTCCGTAGGCAATTccaaagtaatatttttttaatttagttgaaTACCtaaaaatttgcatttttgaGTAGGTAACAAACAACTTTTTTCATAGCTTACATAATTACAAATCCTAACAATTCTAAAATATGGATAACTTCTGATACTGTATTGGTACACGAGTTATAGCTTTCAGCCATACACCAGATATCATTTAGGTATCCTACTATTCGATGTTGTGAACTGCgcaaataagtaagtaccgGATTCATTAACTTCGTAAAAACAAACGGCGCCGAACACAGTCCGAATGGCAAGCAAGTAAATTCATATAATACATTATCAAAACATAAGCGTAGGTATTTTCTGTGAAGCGCATGAATGGGAGCGACAAAGTACGCGTCCTTGAGATCAATGCTCGCCATGTAGGAATTATTAGATAACAATTTAATGGCCGTGCGGATATCctccattttaaaatgttgttgttgaataaatttattaagattctttaaattaagaataaatctatttgaaCAATTACTTTtcggtattaaaaatattggggATATAAATTGACCTTCACACGGTGAACATGACACAATCGAACCCATCTGTTTAAGTTTTTCCATCAAATCTAACATTTCATTTCTCGAATAAGGAGGATTACATGGTTCGACAACCTGTACAGGAGTTTGATTAAACTGGAGCTTGTATCCACTAACTATTTCTAGAATTTGTGGgtccattattatttttaaccagttacaaagaaaatattgaatacgGCCAGCAAAGGGTACCTTTCCTAGCGACGGCGGCTGCGAAAGTCCTGCGAGTGTCGCCGCGGGGGTGGCGGCGGAGGGCGACGCGCCGCCGTGGCCGGGGGCCTCCTGGCGGCCGGCGGCGGCGGCTCGGGGTAGTACCGCGAGGTCGATGGCTGAGCGCGCGATGTATGGGGCCCGCTCACACGGCGGGCCGGAGCTCGCGAGTTTCCCGTCTGGCTTAAGGGTTTTCGGTTTGCAAGTGGTTGTGGAGGAGCTGGTTTTTTAATCTGCATACTCGATTTTTCAATAGATTTAGATGTCTTGATGTTTTCGCCTAGATTGTCtccaaaaaagaaattggtCGCGTTTCACattctgaataaaattaataaacttgttGTCCAACATAGGTATGATCAATCGTCTACGACCCATGGTTTTTATTAATGGAGATTAAGTAATATTTGGTTCACCTCAgatattcttttaataatgAGCATTTTATCAATGTTCTTATTGATTAAATCTGTTGTAAGGTTAACCAATCTTGCGATACCAGATCCCAGCTGATTCTGCAACCTTTCGAATCGCTTGTCCTGATTTTTCGCCGGATCGGACGCCACTACTGACGTACTGACGCCACTGCGGGGTTTAATTTTGGTGCCTTTACAAGTTGAAAATTCTCTGGGATTATCAAAGTCTTAGTTAACAAAGTTTCCTTCTGTT encodes the following:
- the LOC132904242 gene encoding E3 SUMO-protein ligase ZBED1-like, which produces MSEKENGAKQKSSVWLYFEKNSTNKTVICKICKKQYKDFGNTTNLITHMRGKHSLQFSGFFENKDKSIDRDSKINNSCGLSTSTANNQVETVGSDTTRPEECATKKRRYKQLCFSSSKKQTQKDIDIALVKMICTDIQPLQIVENKGFINFVRTLHADYILPDRKTLSERYLPQQYQLARSSLADKLEDVKNLALTTDMWTSDSNKSYLTVTVHFISESKLFARTLSTVEVKDVHSATVIANVLDTVLEEWRISDKVVTVVTDNASNIKKAVSEYLNKRNHFCVAHTLNLAVSDCKKSNLPLTSLLEKCHTVVTYFKQSTKAAYKLKELQEQMNHPVIKLKQEVITRWNSSFEMMERLLQTKLSLSAALSTMSSAPENFTANQWEAIEDCVSVLKPIEQLTTILSGEKYPTLSSMIPLIRNVQTCLIKKVPVTEIGENLKISLHSAITKRLGILETNKTAAKSTFLDPRYKKAGFGLEANAEKAAQWVIEELESEIIKKNRNLAPDESSQTVNTSSNANASIGTNNKANDLWEDFDKKISERELIQTPTSSAIVIVKQYREMQYLDRHLEPILFWEQRKKAMPELYELAIKYLCIPASSVPAERVFSKAALICNQRRNRLDSKKVDEIIFLNSYFS